DNA sequence from the Aneurinibacillus sp. REN35 genome:
GTACCTTTATGCCGGAAGAGGGAACGAATCCTTTTATTGGAGAAAAAGGAACGCTTGAGAAGGTGGAGGAAGTGCGGCTTGAGAGCATCGTACCACAAGAACTTCAGTCTCGTGTGCTCAAGGCGATTCATAAAGCACACCCGTATGAAGAGGTCGCATATGACATATATCCGGTAGAGCAGGCGGGTACCACCTGGGGCATCGGCCGGATCGGCAAACTGTCAGAGCCGGTATCGCTGCGCGCCTTTGCTGAACAGGTGAAACAGGCTTTTGATGTAAATGGAGCTCGTGTGGTTGGTGATCTGGATCGGCAAGTACAGAAGGTGGCGGTGCTTGGCGGAGATGGCAACAGTTTTGTCTCGAAAGCGATGTTCCGTGGTGCTGACGTACTGGTAACGGGGGATATTTATTATCATACAGCCCATGACGCGATGGCGGGGGGGCTATCGATTGTTGATCCTGGGCATAACATTGAGAAAATCATGAAAACAGGCGTGAAAAATATACTAGATAAACGTCTGCAAGAAGATAAGCTAGAGACGGAGATTGTTGTATCTATAGTGAATACAGACCCGTTTACCTTTCTATAAATAAGGTATAGGTTATAGGAAACCGATGGAGAGAATTTGATTCTGCGGGAGAGAGAACATGATGATGGAAGCAAGAAAGCTGCTCGAATGGCACCAGGCCAAGGAAAAGGGCAGGGTGGTGCAGAAGGAACTTGATGAATGGAAAGCAAAAGAAGAGGGGCTTACGACAAGACGACAGGAAGCGGAAGCCAAAATCAGACAGATCGGCAAGCCAGCGTCTGATGATATTGATGCTCAGATTGCACTAAAGCTTGCGGAGCAGGAGCTATGGCTCGTTGATAAGGATGCGGAGCGATTCATGGAGGAGCGATTCGAGAAGGAGTTTGCGCTGCGGGAGAAAAAGCGTGAATGGGATGAGAAAGTTGCCAGTAAAGAAGCCGAGCTTAGTAAGGAAGCGCTTGCGCTGTATCATGACATTCAAGAGAATATGAAAAATCCGGTAGTAGAAGTAAAGCGTCGTTCCTGTATGGGCTGCTTTTTACCACTGTCTGTTGCAAAAATGGAGGAGTGGCATAAAGGTAAATCGTTTGTCTTATGCGATGAATGCGGACGTATTCTTGTTTAGCATTCGATAATGAGACGAAAATCGGAATTGTGTACAAAAAGGCTGACATCTTTTGTGAGCATGGTATAATACCGATAAAGCTATGTTTGCAAGCATAGTGCGAATAGTGAAAAAGACCAACCGTAAGGGGAAAAGAGGATTTACTTTGTTATCAAGCCATTTAGATCACCGTTTGGAGAAGAAATTCAAGGAGCTATACGAGATTCATTTAGAGCGGTCTCGCAAGGTTGATTGGAGCTATCACGAATTTTTGCCATGGGATAAAGGCCAAGATTTCCGGCGCGTACCGTATGAGCCCGGTCAGGGTAATTTACCGGATAGTTTGCGTCTGGCCGTAGAGACAGCGTTGCTAACGGAAGTAAATCTCCCATGGTTTACGAGCTATCTGAATGAAACATTTAAAGGGTCATTCTCAGTCATGCATGATTTTATTCATACGTGGACAGCGGAAGAGGACCAGCATTCAAGCTTGCTGGAGACATATCTGCTGCTGACGCGTAATGTTGATCCGAGCCGCCTGCATGAGTTGCGCAAACAGACGGTAGAAGAAGGCTGGGTCGGCGACTTTACCACGCCGTTAGAGACGCTTGCTTATACTACGTTGCAGGAGTTGGCAACGATGGTATTTTATAATAATGTCGCTCGTGTAGCAAAGGATCAAGACCCTGATCTTGCAACGCTGCTGCGCCGTCTTGCTAAAGATGAAATTCTGCATTATGCTTTTTATCGGGACGCGGTAAAAGCGCATTTAGAAGTAGATGAGAATTATATTTATCATATCGCCGCCGTTATGATTAACTTTACGATGCCGGGTGCCGTCATGCCAGATTATGACGAGCGTATGAGCGTCATTGCCCGTGAAGCATCCTATGGCCCGGTAGAATATTTCGATCAAGTATTTGAAGTGCTTATAGATTACTGGTGCATTCCGCAGATACGTCCAAGCATGCCGGAGGCTGAGGAAGCCAGACAGCGTGTGCTGAAGCACTATGAACGACTGAAAAGAGTCTGCAGCCGCCTGCGTGCGATTAAAGCGCGCAGCTAGCTTGTAGATCACGTGCAGCAAAGACCTGAGCCCGGATGATAATCCGGGCTATTTTTTTGAAAGCGGGAGAAGAAATGATGAATTTGGAATTCTATGGGCTGGTAAAAAATTTACGCGAATACCGATTGGATCGCAATATCACGCTGAAGGAGATCGAACAAGCAACAGGAATCACCCAGCAGCGGATGAAGCGGGTGGAGCAGGGGACAAGTCCGATTACTGTAGAAGAAGTAGAGGTGTTGCTTGCCTTCTATGATGCAGATATTAATGACATCATTGCCCACAATGATTTAAAGGCACCCAAAGAAGGACAGCAAAAAGCAATGCAGGTCATGCTGTGGACAGCGCTTCTTGTGGTACTTGGCTATGGTGGATATCAAGGCTATGCGATGCTAAAGGAGAAGGCACCTGCCCAGGCAAGCCGCGATGCAACGGTTGCCGAGATTATGAAGCAGCAGCCAACAGGAGGCGATGAGAAGGTAAGTGATCTGCTGACTGAGTCTAAGACTGCTCCACCATCTGCACAAGCACCTGCATCATCTGCTGAACAGAAAAAACAGGCGGTATCATCTACCTTCCGCCTTGTGGTATATGGTGACCGTCCGTATCATACCGGTGGGATCAAAAAACTTGCCCCTGCGGATTTTCACCTGTTTCCTGTATCTCATTTTGTTGTTGGGCAAGGCATCCCAGAGTGGATCAGCGAAGCGGCCAAACAGGGACCGACAGCGATTGATGTGGCAAATGTTGATATTTTGCGGACGCAAAGCCGCAGCAGTATTCAACAAGAGATTGAAGCCCTGCAAAAGAAGCAGATCAAAGTAATGGGCTATGGCTCCGCTGATACAGTATTCCGTCCTCAGATATTTGAGAAGAACGGCATAAAATATGGGGTAATGACATATACGCGAGTAGTTCCTGCTGTGGAATGGAAGGCGGAAGGCAAGCAGATCGGTGTGGCCGATGCATATGGAAAACACATCTTTGAAGATATTCAGCGGGCGAAAAAAGAAGTCGATGTGCTGGTATTGACCATGTATTGGGGAGGGGAAGGGCAGACAGTACCTGAAAAATATCAACGGGATTTTGCTCATGACCTATTGGATGCCGGAGCGGATATGCTTATCGGGCATCGGAATCCGATCCTGCAATCGCATGAAATATATAAAGGGAAATACATTTTTTATAATATTGGCTCAGCTCAAGTGGACATTCAATACGATCAGAAAAGTATTAAAGAGGTTGCGCTTATCCAGGGCAGTGATCGGCGCGTGCTTTCCCCTACGAAGAAGTAAAATAAAAGGTGATAGGCAAAATGTTTTGTTGCCTTCCCATTCGCTTATATGTATAATTATCAACATAAATTAATAAATATACTCAAAGGGGAAGCAGAAAATGACAGGATGGAAAAAGGCAGGGATTTTGTTTCTTATTATTGTAATGGGATTGATGACAGCCGCTTGCGGCGCCAATGAAGAGAAGGCAGTGAAAGGTGATGCGAATGCAGACAAGAAAATTGTGGCTGTAACGCATGCGCAGTTCCCGCCGTTTGAATATATGAGTGCACAGGGCAAACCGGAAGGCTTCGATATCGATATTATTAATGCGATCGGCAAAGAGCTTGGCTGGAAGGTGGAAGTGCAGGATACAGGGTTTGATGGTGCGCTTGAGCAGGTGAAGAACGGTAAGGCCCAGGTAGCCATCGCAGCCATTACGATTACAGAGAAGCGTAAGCAATCCTATTCGTTCTCTGATCCGTATTTTGAAGCAAAGCAGTTGATCATGGTACCGGAGAATTCACCGGTGAAGACACTGCAGGATATAAAAGGGAAAAAAGTAGCCGTTCAATCCTCTACCACGGGAGCCATTCTGGCGGAAGAAATTCTGGGTAAAGGCAGCAAGGATGTGTATCAGTTCGAAGATCTCCCGTCCGCGATGGATGAGCTGTATAACAAGCGTGTCGATGTAGTGATCGGCGACAATGCGCCGATGCTGGCACAGATGGCGAAAGCATCAAAGCCGGGCTTTAAGACAATTGACGACCCGAACGTACCTAAAGAGTCATATGGTATTCTTATGAATCAAAAGGATAAAGAAATGACCAAGCAAGTCAATGATGCACTGAAGAAGCTGCAAGAAAACGGAACATACGATGAGATTTATAAAAAGTATTTCGCACAAAAATAATTCGGTGCAATTGAGTCCGAATGCTGCATGCCCATTGCTGTTCGCAATGGGCTGTATTTTTTTTTATTCCCACATTTTCTTTATTCCTGTTACAATAGAGGATGTTATAGCAATCTGGCATTCGCCATCTAGCATTGCGTATATCA
Encoded proteins:
- a CDS encoding Nif3-like dinuclear metal center hexameric protein gives rise to the protein MYANGQRIIQYFEQFAPKHLAMEGDKIGLQVGTLNKEVKKVMIALDILEEVVDEAIAEEVDLIIAHHAVIFRPLKNLRTDMPAGRLYEKLIKHDVAVYIAHTNLDVAEGGINDLMAEALALKEVEILEQWHEQKLKKIVVYVPVSHVEAVREAMSQAGAGSIGNYSHCTFGVQGTGTFMPEEGTNPFIGEKGTLEKVEEVRLESIVPQELQSRVLKAIHKAHPYEEVAYDIYPVEQAGTTWGIGRIGKLSEPVSLRAFAEQVKQAFDVNGARVVGDLDRQVQKVAVLGGDGNSFVSKAMFRGADVLVTGDIYYHTAHDAMAGGLSIVDPGHNIEKIMKTGVKNILDKRLQEDKLETEIVVSIVNTDPFTFL
- a CDS encoding C4-type zinc ribbon domain-containing protein; the protein is MMMEARKLLEWHQAKEKGRVVQKELDEWKAKEEGLTTRRQEAEAKIRQIGKPASDDIDAQIALKLAEQELWLVDKDAERFMEERFEKEFALREKKREWDEKVASKEAELSKEALALYHDIQENMKNPVVEVKRRSCMGCFLPLSVAKMEEWHKGKSFVLCDECGRILV
- a CDS encoding acyl-ACP desaturase codes for the protein MLSSHLDHRLEKKFKELYEIHLERSRKVDWSYHEFLPWDKGQDFRRVPYEPGQGNLPDSLRLAVETALLTEVNLPWFTSYLNETFKGSFSVMHDFIHTWTAEEDQHSSLLETYLLLTRNVDPSRLHELRKQTVEEGWVGDFTTPLETLAYTTLQELATMVFYNNVARVAKDQDPDLATLLRRLAKDEILHYAFYRDAVKAHLEVDENYIYHIAAVMINFTMPGAVMPDYDERMSVIAREASYGPVEYFDQVFEVLIDYWCIPQIRPSMPEAEEARQRVLKHYERLKRVCSRLRAIKARS
- a CDS encoding CapA family protein, with product MMNLEFYGLVKNLREYRLDRNITLKEIEQATGITQQRMKRVEQGTSPITVEEVEVLLAFYDADINDIIAHNDLKAPKEGQQKAMQVMLWTALLVVLGYGGYQGYAMLKEKAPAQASRDATVAEIMKQQPTGGDEKVSDLLTESKTAPPSAQAPASSAEQKKQAVSSTFRLVVYGDRPYHTGGIKKLAPADFHLFPVSHFVVGQGIPEWISEAAKQGPTAIDVANVDILRTQSRSSIQQEIEALQKKQIKVMGYGSADTVFRPQIFEKNGIKYGVMTYTRVVPAVEWKAEGKQIGVADAYGKHIFEDIQRAKKEVDVLVLTMYWGGEGQTVPEKYQRDFAHDLLDAGADMLIGHRNPILQSHEIYKGKYIFYNIGSAQVDIQYDQKSIKEVALIQGSDRRVLSPTKK
- a CDS encoding basic amino acid ABC transporter substrate-binding protein — encoded protein: MTGWKKAGILFLIIVMGLMTAACGANEEKAVKGDANADKKIVAVTHAQFPPFEYMSAQGKPEGFDIDIINAIGKELGWKVEVQDTGFDGALEQVKNGKAQVAIAAITITEKRKQSYSFSDPYFEAKQLIMVPENSPVKTLQDIKGKKVAVQSSTTGAILAEEILGKGSKDVYQFEDLPSAMDELYNKRVDVVIGDNAPMLAQMAKASKPGFKTIDDPNVPKESYGILMNQKDKEMTKQVNDALKKLQENGTYDEIYKKYFAQK